In Notamacropus eugenii isolate mMacEug1 chromosome 1, mMacEug1.pri_v2, whole genome shotgun sequence, one genomic interval encodes:
- the SHISA5 gene encoding protein shisa-5 isoform X2 gives MAASSSFGSFFLLLLLLPSPLGAKGERCGFLESCPDFCCGNCIIKYCCSDVLKKVDDSNILCSGDGSIEWEEKDEKMTFDFDNSPPPGGGEGRPCLTDPEKIIGSASACSGDKMGFGTFVGIGATIFVLIVVTIILCLTCSCCCLYKMCRRPRPVVTTSTTVVHSAYPQTQGVPPGYPGAMYQGYQPMPVQPGMPVAPYPTQYPPPYPAQPTGPPAYHETQSGAGVPYPISQPPYNPAYVEPPKTAY, from the exons CCAAGGGTGAGAGGTGTGGGTTCTTGGAATCCTGTCCAGACTTCTGTTGTGGGAACTGCATCATCAAATACTGCTGCTCTGATGTGCTGAAGAAGGTTGATGACAGCAACATTCTGTGCTCTGGTGACGG atcaaTAGAGTGGGAAGAAAAAGACGAGAAGATGACGTTTGACTTTGACAACAGCCCCCCACCagg gggaggagaagggagaccgtGCCTGACTGATCCGGAGAAGATAATAGGAAGTGCTTCAGCATGTAGTGGGGACAAAATGGG tttcggGACTTTCGTGGGCATTGGAGCCACCATCTTTGTGCTCATTGTGGTCACCATCATCCTCTGTTTAACGTGTTCCTGCTGCTGTTTGTACAAGATGTGCCGAAGGCCCAGAC CTGTGGTGACCACTTCGACTACTGTGGTCCACTCTGCATATCCACAGACACAAGGTGTGCCACCTGGTTACCCTGGGGCCATGTACCAAGGCTACCAACCCATGCCTGTCCAACCAGGGATGCCAGTTGCGCCTTATCCAACCCAGTACCCGCCACCCTACCCTGCCCAGCCAACTGGACCTCCTGCCTATCACGAGACTCAGTCTG GTGCTGGAGTGCCGTACCCTATCAGCCAACCTCCATACAACCCTGCGTACGTGGAGCCTCCAAAGACTGCCTATTGA
- the TREX1 gene encoding three-prime repair exonuclease 1: protein MGLEAASSRPMETLVFMDLEATGLPFSQPKVTELCLVAVHRHALEGPPAAPPAGGSSQVPQPPRVADKLCVCVAPGKACSSAASHLTGLNTAMLTAHRRRGFDSGLVDLVQAFLQRQPPPVCLVAHNGDRFDFPLLQAELSWARRDALRGVFCVDSIAALRALDRSGPSRESSQRKSYSLGNVYSRLYGQAPPDTHTAEGDVLALVSICQARPQPLLHWIDTHARPFSSVKPMYEAGAGTDQGAACDTETKTERQKVRAATKLATSGDTSPAGRKRRPRSEAPSRSGSIPATSCLNTFHLLATLVPLVVLTLAVALYWVPWSF from the coding sequence ATGGGTTTGGAAGCTGCCTCCTCTAGGCCCATGGAGACGCTTGTCTTCATGGACCTAGAAGCTACGGGACTGCCATTCTCTCAGCCCAAGGTCACGGAGCTGTGCCTGGTGGCCGTCCACAGACACGCCTTAGAGGGGCCCCCAGCTGCACCTCCCGCAGGGGGCTCTTCCCAGGTGCCACAGCCACCCCGGGTGGCCGACAAGCTCTGCGTGTGCGTGGCACCGGGAAAGGCTTGTAGCTCCGCAGCCAGCCACCTCACCGGCCTGAACACGGCCATGCTGACTGCCCACCGAAGGCGAGGCTTCGACTCCGGCCTCGTTGACCTGGTCCAGGCCTTCCTTCAGCGACAGCCACCCCCTGTGTGCCTTGTGGCCCACAACGGAGACCGCTTTGACTTCCCCCTGCTGCAAGCTGAGCTGAGCTGGGCCCGGCGCGATGCCCTGAGGGGTGTCTTCTGCGTGGACAGCATTGCCGCCCTGAGAGCCCTGGACCGCTCTGGGCCATCCCGTGAGTCCAGCCAAAGGAAGAGTTACAGTTTGGGTAACGTGTACAGCCGCCTGTACGGCCAGGCCCCACCGGACACCCACACAGCTGAGGGTGACGTCCTTGCCCTGGTCAGCATCTGCCAGGCCAGGCCCCAGCCACTGCTGCACTGGATTGACACGCATGCCAGACCTTTCAGCAGCGTCAAACCCATGTACGAAGCCGGAGCTGGGACGGACCAGGGAGCTGCCTGTGATACAGAGACAAAGACTGAACGCCAGAAGGTTCGAGCGGCCACCAAGCTGGCCACATCAGGGGATACCAGCCCAGCTGGCAGGAAGAGGAGACCTAGATCAGAGGCTCCCTCCCGCTCGGGGAGTATCCCTGCGACCTCATGTTTGAACACATTCCATCTGCTGGCAACGTTAGTCCCCCTGGTTGTCTTAACCTTGGCAGTAGCTCTGTACTGGGTACCCTGGTCATTCTAA
- the SHISA5 gene encoding protein shisa-5 isoform X8 — MTFDFDNSPPPGFGTFVGIGATIFVLIVVTIILCLTCSCCCLYKMCRRPRPVVTTSTTVVHSAYPQTQGVPPGYPGAMYQGYQPMPVQPGMPVAPYPTQYPPPYPAQPTGPPAYHETQSGAGVPYPISQPPYNPAYVEPPKTAY; from the exons ATGACGTTTGACTTTGACAACAGCCCCCCACCagg tttcggGACTTTCGTGGGCATTGGAGCCACCATCTTTGTGCTCATTGTGGTCACCATCATCCTCTGTTTAACGTGTTCCTGCTGCTGTTTGTACAAGATGTGCCGAAGGCCCAGAC CTGTGGTGACCACTTCGACTACTGTGGTCCACTCTGCATATCCACAGACACAAGGTGTGCCACCTGGTTACCCTGGGGCCATGTACCAAGGCTACCAACCCATGCCTGTCCAACCAGGGATGCCAGTTGCGCCTTATCCAACCCAGTACCCGCCACCCTACCCTGCCCAGCCAACTGGACCTCCTGCCTATCACGAGACTCAGTCTG GTGCTGGAGTGCCGTACCCTATCAGCCAACCTCCATACAACCCTGCGTACGTGGAGCCTCCAAAGACTGCCTATTGA
- the SHISA5 gene encoding protein shisa-5 isoform X9, with product MSSFGTFVGIGATIFVLIVVTIILCLTCSCCCLYKMCRRPRPVVTTSTTVVHSAYPQTQGVPPGYPGAMYQGYQPMPVQPGMPVAPYPTQYPPPYPAQPTGPPAYHETQSAGAGVPYPISQPPYNPAYVEPPKTAY from the exons ATGAGCAG tttcggGACTTTCGTGGGCATTGGAGCCACCATCTTTGTGCTCATTGTGGTCACCATCATCCTCTGTTTAACGTGTTCCTGCTGCTGTTTGTACAAGATGTGCCGAAGGCCCAGAC CTGTGGTGACCACTTCGACTACTGTGGTCCACTCTGCATATCCACAGACACAAGGTGTGCCACCTGGTTACCCTGGGGCCATGTACCAAGGCTACCAACCCATGCCTGTCCAACCAGGGATGCCAGTTGCGCCTTATCCAACCCAGTACCCGCCACCCTACCCTGCCCAGCCAACTGGACCTCCTGCCTATCACGAGACTCAGTCTG CAGGTGCTGGAGTGCCGTACCCTATCAGCCAACCTCCATACAACCCTGCGTACGTGGAGCCTCCAAAGACTGCCTATTGA
- the SHISA5 gene encoding protein shisa-5 isoform X6: MTFDFDNSPPPGGGEGRPCLTDPEKIIGSASACSGDKMGFGTFVGIGATIFVLIVVTIILCLTCSCCCLYKMCRRPRPVVTTSTTVVHSAYPQTQGVPPGYPGAMYQGYQPMPVQPGMPVAPYPTQYPPPYPAQPTGPPAYHETQSAGAGVPYPISQPPYNPAYVEPPKTAY; the protein is encoded by the exons ATGACGTTTGACTTTGACAACAGCCCCCCACCagg gggaggagaagggagaccgtGCCTGACTGATCCGGAGAAGATAATAGGAAGTGCTTCAGCATGTAGTGGGGACAAAATGGG tttcggGACTTTCGTGGGCATTGGAGCCACCATCTTTGTGCTCATTGTGGTCACCATCATCCTCTGTTTAACGTGTTCCTGCTGCTGTTTGTACAAGATGTGCCGAAGGCCCAGAC CTGTGGTGACCACTTCGACTACTGTGGTCCACTCTGCATATCCACAGACACAAGGTGTGCCACCTGGTTACCCTGGGGCCATGTACCAAGGCTACCAACCCATGCCTGTCCAACCAGGGATGCCAGTTGCGCCTTATCCAACCCAGTACCCGCCACCCTACCCTGCCCAGCCAACTGGACCTCCTGCCTATCACGAGACTCAGTCTG CAGGTGCTGGAGTGCCGTACCCTATCAGCCAACCTCCATACAACCCTGCGTACGTGGAGCCTCCAAAGACTGCCTATTGA
- the SHISA5 gene encoding protein shisa-5 isoform X3 — MRLFEAKGERCGFLESCPDFCCGNCIIKYCCSDVLKKVDDSNILCSGDGSIEWEEKDEKMTFDFDNSPPPGGGEGRPCLTDPEKIIGSASACSGDKMGFGTFVGIGATIFVLIVVTIILCLTCSCCCLYKMCRRPRPVVTTSTTVVHSAYPQTQGVPPGYPGAMYQGYQPMPVQPGMPVAPYPTQYPPPYPAQPTGPPAYHETQSAGAGVPYPISQPPYNPAYVEPPKTAY; from the exons CCAAGGGTGAGAGGTGTGGGTTCTTGGAATCCTGTCCAGACTTCTGTTGTGGGAACTGCATCATCAAATACTGCTGCTCTGATGTGCTGAAGAAGGTTGATGACAGCAACATTCTGTGCTCTGGTGACGG atcaaTAGAGTGGGAAGAAAAAGACGAGAAGATGACGTTTGACTTTGACAACAGCCCCCCACCagg gggaggagaagggagaccgtGCCTGACTGATCCGGAGAAGATAATAGGAAGTGCTTCAGCATGTAGTGGGGACAAAATGGG tttcggGACTTTCGTGGGCATTGGAGCCACCATCTTTGTGCTCATTGTGGTCACCATCATCCTCTGTTTAACGTGTTCCTGCTGCTGTTTGTACAAGATGTGCCGAAGGCCCAGAC CTGTGGTGACCACTTCGACTACTGTGGTCCACTCTGCATATCCACAGACACAAGGTGTGCCACCTGGTTACCCTGGGGCCATGTACCAAGGCTACCAACCCATGCCTGTCCAACCAGGGATGCCAGTTGCGCCTTATCCAACCCAGTACCCGCCACCCTACCCTGCCCAGCCAACTGGACCTCCTGCCTATCACGAGACTCAGTCTG CAGGTGCTGGAGTGCCGTACCCTATCAGCCAACCTCCATACAACCCTGCGTACGTGGAGCCTCCAAAGACTGCCTATTGA
- the SHISA5 gene encoding protein shisa-5 isoform X4, which produces MAASSSFGSFFLLLLLLPSPLGAKGERCGFLESCPDFCCGNCIIKYCCSDVLKKVDDSNILCSGDGSIEWEEKDEKMTFDFDNSPPPGFGTFVGIGATIFVLIVVTIILCLTCSCCCLYKMCRRPRPVVTTSTTVVHSAYPQTQGVPPGYPGAMYQGYQPMPVQPGMPVAPYPTQYPPPYPAQPTGPPAYHETQSAGAGVPYPISQPPYNPAYVEPPKTAY; this is translated from the exons CCAAGGGTGAGAGGTGTGGGTTCTTGGAATCCTGTCCAGACTTCTGTTGTGGGAACTGCATCATCAAATACTGCTGCTCTGATGTGCTGAAGAAGGTTGATGACAGCAACATTCTGTGCTCTGGTGACGG atcaaTAGAGTGGGAAGAAAAAGACGAGAAGATGACGTTTGACTTTGACAACAGCCCCCCACCagg tttcggGACTTTCGTGGGCATTGGAGCCACCATCTTTGTGCTCATTGTGGTCACCATCATCCTCTGTTTAACGTGTTCCTGCTGCTGTTTGTACAAGATGTGCCGAAGGCCCAGAC CTGTGGTGACCACTTCGACTACTGTGGTCCACTCTGCATATCCACAGACACAAGGTGTGCCACCTGGTTACCCTGGGGCCATGTACCAAGGCTACCAACCCATGCCTGTCCAACCAGGGATGCCAGTTGCGCCTTATCCAACCCAGTACCCGCCACCCTACCCTGCCCAGCCAACTGGACCTCCTGCCTATCACGAGACTCAGTCTG CAGGTGCTGGAGTGCCGTACCCTATCAGCCAACCTCCATACAACCCTGCGTACGTGGAGCCTCCAAAGACTGCCTATTGA
- the SHISA5 gene encoding protein shisa-5 isoform X1, with protein sequence MAASSSFGSFFLLLLLLPSPLGAKGERCGFLESCPDFCCGNCIIKYCCSDVLKKVDDSNILCSGDGSIEWEEKDEKMTFDFDNSPPPGGGEGRPCLTDPEKIIGSASACSGDKMGFGTFVGIGATIFVLIVVTIILCLTCSCCCLYKMCRRPRPVVTTSTTVVHSAYPQTQGVPPGYPGAMYQGYQPMPVQPGMPVAPYPTQYPPPYPAQPTGPPAYHETQSAGAGVPYPISQPPYNPAYVEPPKTAY encoded by the exons CCAAGGGTGAGAGGTGTGGGTTCTTGGAATCCTGTCCAGACTTCTGTTGTGGGAACTGCATCATCAAATACTGCTGCTCTGATGTGCTGAAGAAGGTTGATGACAGCAACATTCTGTGCTCTGGTGACGG atcaaTAGAGTGGGAAGAAAAAGACGAGAAGATGACGTTTGACTTTGACAACAGCCCCCCACCagg gggaggagaagggagaccgtGCCTGACTGATCCGGAGAAGATAATAGGAAGTGCTTCAGCATGTAGTGGGGACAAAATGGG tttcggGACTTTCGTGGGCATTGGAGCCACCATCTTTGTGCTCATTGTGGTCACCATCATCCTCTGTTTAACGTGTTCCTGCTGCTGTTTGTACAAGATGTGCCGAAGGCCCAGAC CTGTGGTGACCACTTCGACTACTGTGGTCCACTCTGCATATCCACAGACACAAGGTGTGCCACCTGGTTACCCTGGGGCCATGTACCAAGGCTACCAACCCATGCCTGTCCAACCAGGGATGCCAGTTGCGCCTTATCCAACCCAGTACCCGCCACCCTACCCTGCCCAGCCAACTGGACCTCCTGCCTATCACGAGACTCAGTCTG CAGGTGCTGGAGTGCCGTACCCTATCAGCCAACCTCCATACAACCCTGCGTACGTGGAGCCTCCAAAGACTGCCTATTGA
- the SHISA5 gene encoding protein shisa-5 isoform X5 yields MAASSSFGSFFLLLLLLPSPLGAKGERCGFLESCPDFCCGNCIIKYCCSDVLKKVDDSNILCSGDGSIEWEEKDEKMTFDFDNSPPPGFGTFVGIGATIFVLIVVTIILCLTCSCCCLYKMCRRPRPVVTTSTTVVHSAYPQTQGVPPGYPGAMYQGYQPMPVQPGMPVAPYPTQYPPPYPAQPTGPPAYHETQSGAGVPYPISQPPYNPAYVEPPKTAY; encoded by the exons CCAAGGGTGAGAGGTGTGGGTTCTTGGAATCCTGTCCAGACTTCTGTTGTGGGAACTGCATCATCAAATACTGCTGCTCTGATGTGCTGAAGAAGGTTGATGACAGCAACATTCTGTGCTCTGGTGACGG atcaaTAGAGTGGGAAGAAAAAGACGAGAAGATGACGTTTGACTTTGACAACAGCCCCCCACCagg tttcggGACTTTCGTGGGCATTGGAGCCACCATCTTTGTGCTCATTGTGGTCACCATCATCCTCTGTTTAACGTGTTCCTGCTGCTGTTTGTACAAGATGTGCCGAAGGCCCAGAC CTGTGGTGACCACTTCGACTACTGTGGTCCACTCTGCATATCCACAGACACAAGGTGTGCCACCTGGTTACCCTGGGGCCATGTACCAAGGCTACCAACCCATGCCTGTCCAACCAGGGATGCCAGTTGCGCCTTATCCAACCCAGTACCCGCCACCCTACCCTGCCCAGCCAACTGGACCTCCTGCCTATCACGAGACTCAGTCTG GTGCTGGAGTGCCGTACCCTATCAGCCAACCTCCATACAACCCTGCGTACGTGGAGCCTCCAAAGACTGCCTATTGA
- the SHISA5 gene encoding protein shisa-5 isoform X7 has protein sequence MTFDFDNSPPPGFGTFVGIGATIFVLIVVTIILCLTCSCCCLYKMCRRPRPVVTTSTTVVHSAYPQTQGVPPGYPGAMYQGYQPMPVQPGMPVAPYPTQYPPPYPAQPTGPPAYHETQSAGAGVPYPISQPPYNPAYVEPPKTAY, from the exons ATGACGTTTGACTTTGACAACAGCCCCCCACCagg tttcggGACTTTCGTGGGCATTGGAGCCACCATCTTTGTGCTCATTGTGGTCACCATCATCCTCTGTTTAACGTGTTCCTGCTGCTGTTTGTACAAGATGTGCCGAAGGCCCAGAC CTGTGGTGACCACTTCGACTACTGTGGTCCACTCTGCATATCCACAGACACAAGGTGTGCCACCTGGTTACCCTGGGGCCATGTACCAAGGCTACCAACCCATGCCTGTCCAACCAGGGATGCCAGTTGCGCCTTATCCAACCCAGTACCCGCCACCCTACCCTGCCCAGCCAACTGGACCTCCTGCCTATCACGAGACTCAGTCTG CAGGTGCTGGAGTGCCGTACCCTATCAGCCAACCTCCATACAACCCTGCGTACGTGGAGCCTCCAAAGACTGCCTATTGA